The segment atatcaattggtgtaaaaaaaacaaaatagttgtcttaaaaaaaaaaaaaaatttgtaactgtttattgcaaatttatgttttttcttattatatcaGTTGATTCTTTTCATTGttcaatgcaaaaaaatattgaggtaaaataattaaagaatgaatattttaagtatatttcataatttatgcaaaattatattaaattaaaatataaaatatcttgtaaaatataaaatatcttgtaaactattaaatttttggtcatcatatcttttttatgcaaaatattgcgaggaattgatttttataaaaaaagtaattccattaaaaaaaaaaaaaataaaattgacctTCACATAATCTTGACATTTACATTCAAGGTTAAACCAAATCAGTGATACTATCTATTCCTTCCAAAGTCACAAAACTTTTGtgcaaaacatttttctctagatataatatttttggagATAAAAATTCGTTACGCTTTATTTTGTCCactctgtatatttataaagattaacaCTTTTGTTTCTGTTGTTgcttctaaataataatttttttgttaaaacggATATAAtttagcataattttatattatatattttaaaattagtttatatCACGTAATAGtcaataaatgtatttcatGTACTTTGCAAAGTAGTATCtacatttagaaataatttacatttagcAACAAGAAAAACTTACACGAAATGATTACTAACGCTGTTTCCCAATACattcatacatttattttttgtgtagtCGTATATAGGTAATTCTACAGCGGCGATAACGGCCGCTCGTTGAGCGGTCGGTCCAACACcctacaaaaaaagaaaaaaaaaaaaacaatttttatttatctaaaatgaaagataactattacaaataaaagctcttaagaattaaatcataaataaaatagaaaaaggcAATTAAAACCAGCATAGTACATGGCGCTCACATAACTTTACCGATTCAAACAATCATATATCTTAGTGAACGTTTTGGTCTTTTTTTTTGGATCATCTTCCCTTaaggtacaaaaaaattaaataaaaattgaagtaaaattaaaatagatcaAAAGTCACaatcacaatttaaaataatataaaccagATTTACAGATAACCATTAAATTAGTAGGTTATTTCTAAATCATCGCTAAAGATTGTATTTCTTACGTCCTTTTAACTGATGAAAGTTTCAATGCACTTGTCATCCCTGAAACATGCTCTCTTTCAAAAATCAGTTGACCAACGAGTTGAGGGGAAAAAACTTGGATGTAAAGATATGAATATTCGCACcataatgttaataaagtttttgtcAGTATACTTtacttatacttttttttttaatctatagcAAAAATAGTCCATAAATATAGAGAACAAACAAATGTACTCGGGTTGTAAGAAATAAACTGCACTGGCTCTAATTGTCCTTTCTCAATCttatttatctatatgtatatgtgtataaatgtttatataaacacacacatgtaCACGACGTCTATATAAAATGGAGTAATCAATGAAAATTGgtcattaatagaaaaaaagtgcatgcaaataataatgctttcactaaaatatttaacacttTGCACAATAAATGtctaattatcattatatatattaatatcgaaaCAATCAATATTGATTTCACATGTCTGTAAACACTTTCCTCTTAAAACTTGTACTAATTAAAGCACTggatcaaaaataataaaatgtcacaatatacagggtgtccgataGCTCGCGCAACACCCTTTAAGGGAAGGTAGAGAGTGTTATTCTaaacagaaaagtcctgtatcattttgcaatttgcgcaataattattaaactattaattaaaaacgctcagcgaacaatattatatatatatatatatatatatatatacaaagtgtctggtaataatcgccccacttCTCTAGGACTAATAGAGCGaatcaaactgaacataaaagtcctctaccattttgcgatttgcgcaataattattaaaatattaattaaaaacgctcagcgtatgaGCGCGTGCTGTATAtagcaaaatggtagaggatttttatgttcagtttgacccgCTCTATCAGCTCTAGGGGcggtaattaccggacactttgtatatatatatatatatatatatatatatatatataatatatcatttgctgagcgtttttaattaatagtttaataattattgcgcaaatcgcaaaatgatacacgACTTTTCTGTTTAGAATAACACTCTCTACCTTCCCTTAAAGGGTGTTGCGCGAATTGTTGGTGTCCAACAATTCGCGCAACACCCTTTAAGGGAAGgtagagagagtgtgtgtgtgtgtgtgtgtatgtgtgtagttaatttttttcgtttctttttcgACATgctattcaaatattatttgtattattatgttacacattaaaataattatatattgtattttaattcgaTTTGAAGTATCTGtatattctttgatttttattttaaaatatgtgatatttaaaataaatatgtgcaagcaataatatatttaaaaagtataaattaccCTCCAAAGCCCACGAATACCTTCATGTTTGTATACATCTTGAAAGCAAGTAAACAGCGACATGTTTGTATCGCTGCCAGTAACTTGCATACGAACTTTTACTACATCAGTAGGATTAGCAATTGCACTTGAAATTGCTCCAGCTAATGCTGcacaaacaatatttatcgTGAATAAGTCATCTATTGCCCATGTATTAATCACAACTTTCTTAAGAGAATAATAAGTGCCAAACTTTATCGTTCCATATGTTGCTTGACGTAAGATCGCAGAACTAATCCTAAACAATAAATAGGAAGAAATATCAattgtcaatataaaatatgccaATATaacttgcaaaattttataaaaacgtaacgtataaattacaaacttttattattattcttccgCAGCTAagttaagttttaaaatatttttgagttaaatcatttaaaacagaggattaatatctaaaatatataataataatagtagaatcttacttattaaatattattcttacgcaaaaatatttaccCAGAATATAAACCTTTTATTCCTTCTTGCtttgatatttgtaataaagcATCCGTCATACCAGAATATCTTAAACGTGCAAGTTTTTGATCATACTTTTGACCTTGTACTTGCAAGCGTGTTTTCGTCGTGTCTAAAGGAAAAGTACCtgcaaaataagaaagaaattacacaaattatttaacagtTATTTATTCTAAACTAACATTATgggaaagatata is part of the Anoplolepis gracilipes chromosome 2, ASM4749672v1, whole genome shotgun sequence genome and harbors:
- the Bmcp gene encoding mitochondrial uncoupling protein Bmcp, yielding MGEKSWKDWRPFVYGGLASIVAELCTFPLDTTKTRLQVQGQKYDQKLARLRYSGMTDALLQISKQEGIKGLYSGISSAILRQATYGTIKFGTYYSLKKVVINTWAIDDLFTINIVCAALAGAISSAIANPTDVVKVRMQVTGSDTNMSLFTCFQDVYKHEGIRGLWRGVGPTAQRAAVIAAVELPIYDYTKNKCMNVLGNSVSNHFVSSFAASMGSAVASTPIDVIRTRLMNQRRVRVADNKLSSHIYSGSIDCLVQTIKNEGVFALYKGFVPTWFRMGPWNIIFFITYEQLKRL